A genomic stretch from Mycosarcoma maydis chromosome 3, whole genome shotgun sequence includes:
- a CDS encoding uncharacterized protein (related to gmc type oxidoreductase), which yields MGLFSSPTLLSDASAYATAANLAPQTVEEAQKAKSYDFIICGAGTAGCVLASRLSENPNTSVLVLEAGGNNDALEVKAPLVFTKNFKTERDWDYTTTPQASVLNKEMQWPRGKLIGGSSSINAMMYHHCAPSDYDEWSEKYNCKGWSYKEFLPFLNRAEKYTPHASQPDVKVEERGSSGPWKTGHSSYKSEVTSKGFVNACVEVGIPFNPDLNTHRGSEGVTQFTTFIDSSGRRSSAATAYLPLEVQKRPNLTIGIHVMVNRVIFDRTGSRPKAIAVELQNSKGGKKYYAAAKQRIVICGGAINSPQTLMLSGVGPAATLNKHGIPVVVDNALVGQRLSDHLCHSTINVKAKPGHTLDYLGSDIKAIPSLARWLVTGGGPVSSNAGEAAAFVRCNDQSLPLVNSLTKPENRPQYFGSLGKGPDIELICTPLAYVDHGATTAPAGTGCVSIVGLNVRPRSKGTISIKSADPWEKAIVDPKYFTDPDDNDRKVTLAGVRLAIAIAKANALQPYLEDYQSDNEDDFWWPVSSTDPDKLTDDQLMKFICKRAFTLYHPVGTAKMGPDASDSVVDTALHVHGVDRLVVCDASIFPEQISGHPTAAIIAVAEKAAELLKHIAADKAASSTIPSHL from the coding sequence ATGGGTCTCTTTTCTTCCCCTACGCTACTCTCTGACGCTTCGGCGTATGCTACTGCTGCCAACTTGGCTCCTCAGACCGTGGAGGAGGCCCAGAAGGCAAAAAGCTACGATTTCATCATCTGTGGCGCCGGTACGGCAGGCTGCGTTCTGGCGAGCCGTCTCTCCGAGAACCCCAATACCTCTGTACTTGTTCTCGAAGCAGGCGGCAACAATGACGCTCTCGAGGTCAAGGCTCCCCTTGTTTTCACCAAGAACTTCAAGACGGAGCGAGACTGGGACTACACCACCACACCTCAAGCCTCCGTGCTCAACAAGGAGATGCAGTGGCCTCGTGGAAAGCTCATTGGTGGCTCTTCTTCCATCAACGCCATGATGTATCATCACTGTGCCCCTTCCGACTATGACGAGTGGAGCGAAAAGTACAACTGCAAAGGCTGGTCTTACAAAGAGTTTCTCCCTTTCCTCAACCGTGCAGAGAAGTACACTCCTCACGCATCTCAGCCTGATGTGAAGGTCGAAGAGCGAGGCAGCTCGGGGCCCTGGAAGACGGGCCATTCGTCATACAAATCCGAAGTCACCTCCAAAGGTTTTGTCAATGCTTGTGTCGAGGTAGGCATCCCCTTCAACCCTGACCTCAACACTCATCGCGGCAGCGAGGGTGTCACACAGTTCACCACTTTCATTGACAGCAGCGGCCGACGCTCTTCTGCCGCTACCGCCTATCTGCCCCTCGAAGTGCAGAAGCGACCCAACCTCACCATCGGCATTCATGTCATGGTTAACCGTGTCATTTTTGACCGCACCGGCTCACGGCCAAAGGCCATCGCTGTCGAGTTGCAGAACAGCAAGGGCGGCAAAAAATACtatgctgctgccaaacaGCGTATCGTGATTTGTGGCGGTGCTATCAACTCACCTCAGACGCTCATGCTGTCCGGTGTCGGTCCCGCAGcgacgctcaacaagcacgGCATCCCCGTTGTGGTCGACAACGCGTTGGTCGGCCAACGACTCAGTGACCACCTGTGTCACTCGACCATCAATGTGAAAGCCAAGCCGGGCCATACGCTCGACTATCTCGGCAGCGACATCAAAGCCATTCCGTCGCTTGCACGATGGCTCGTGACGGGTGGTGGTCCGGTATCGAGCAATGCTGGCGAGGCTGCTGCCTTTGTTCGGTGCAACGACCAGTCGCTGCCTCTGGTCAACTCGCTCACGAAGCCCGAGAATCGTCCGCAATACTTTGGTTCCTTGGGCAAGGGCCCTGACATTGAGCTCATCTGCACACCTCTGGCGTACGTTGACCACGGCGCCACTACGGCACCAGCTGGTACCGGTTGTGTCTCGATCGTGGGTCTCAATGTGCGACCTCGATCCAAGggcaccatctcgatcaagTCGGCCGATCCGTGGGAGAAAGCGATCGTCGATCCAAAGTACTTCACCGACCCCGACGACAATGACCGCAAGGTGACACTCGCTGGTGTACGTCTCGCCATCGCGATTGCCAAAGCCAACGCCTTGCAGCCATATCTTGAGGACTATCAAAGCGACAACGAGGACGATTTTTGGTGGCCTGTATCATCCACCGATCCAGACAAGCTCACTGATGATCAGTTGATGAAGTTCATTTGCAAGCGCGCCTTCACCCTTTACCACCCCGTCGGCACGGCCAAGATGGGTCCCGACGCTTCGGATTCGGTCGTCGACACAGCTTTGCACGTTCATGGCGTGGACAGATTGGTAGTGTGCGATGCGAGCATCTTCCCCGAGCAAATTTCAGGCCATCCCACTGCTGCCATCATTGCTGTGGCCGAAAAGGCGGCTGAACTGCTCAAGCACATTGCGGCCGACAAGGCGGCTTCGTCCACTATTCCATCTCATCTATAG
- a CDS encoding uncharacterized protein (related to SEE1 - probable lysine methyltransferase), with product MSSTASTVNVGWSVSKPEQKSGVAPAFYQTLPPPHWSNVPKPSDASAALDVSRRKFQSPWPSASAHGLLGFLRARLFDWDEVPLPPKTASSAGGAILPPVNKPTWTASDTDTLGSDEESIIFTWLGHAICHLQIPIGNGRKITVLCDPVLSRRVSPVQWFGPQRYTDAPVSVEEIAQATEKEGKNAWPDLVVLSHNHYDHTDYTTIQKLLNPSSSHIKRPHVFCTLGTKPWFQSNFGLTDAEVTECDWWQQSTVSLGDEAVLKLTCVPAQHFSGRGAFDRDRTLWAGWTFHALSATSNKASVYFAGDTGYRSVPRGMPKQQEDSLPTCPAFKEIGEALGPFDVSLIPIGAYLPRSVMSTVHLAPQDSVLVHRQVKSKRSYGIHWGSFRLTPEDVNEPPKLLAEEAKRQGIDPNEFATVQIGESVSIAVGPCIPISASEHVKQDEPLPESKLGTKQHWDDVYAREVTNFNEIGEEGEVWFGEDAVMRMIRYLERYYTETVAGTFSCDASAPTVLDLGTGNGHLLFEMIESSADLEEIISADRLVGIDYSAASIELAKSIGVKRGGDCERVTFTTADLLDSSSVESLLHLPTSQLGAADQGWDLVCDKGTLDAIALSSQPINGSLPIDLYSNAVNTLVKKHGIFLITSCNFTEQELTARFTSRGFQVQHVLPTPSFTFGGAKGSTTTSIAFMKL from the coding sequence ATGTCATCCACCGCTTCTACAGTTAACGTCGGCTGGTCGGTCTCCAAGCCCGAGCAGAAGAGCGGCGTTGCACCTGCTTTCTACCAGACATTGCCTCCACCACACTGGTCCAATGTGCCAAAGCCTTCGGATGCCTCTGCGGCGCTTGACGTCTCGCGAAGAAAGTTCCAGTCGCCCTGGCCATCTGCCTCAGCTCATGGCCTTCTCGGATTCCTCCGTGCTCGACTATTCGACTGGGACGAGGTGCCTTTGCCGCCCAAGACAGCTTCTTCGGCAGGTGGAGCTATTCTGCCGCCTGTGAACAAGCCTACATGGACAGCATCCGATACCGATACACTAGGCTCGGACGAGGAGAGCATCATATTCACCTGGCTCGGTCACGCCATCTGCCATCTACAAATTCCTATCGGCAACGGTCGAAAGATCACAGTTCTCTGCGACCCTGTTCTCTCTCGACGTGTTTCTCCGGTACAGTGGTTTGGTCCTCAAAGATATACGGATGCACCCGTGAGCGTCGAAGAAATCGCCCAAGCTACCGAGAAGGAAGGCAAGAACGCTTGGCccgacctcgtcgtcctctcGCACAACCACTACGACCACACCGACTACACCACGATTCAGAAGCTGCTGAATCCTTCCTCCTCGCACATCAAACGTCCACATGTCTTCTGTACGCTCGGCACCAAGCCCTGGTTCCAGTCGAACTTCGGACTGACTGATGCCGAGGTGACCGAGTGCGATTGGTGGCAGCAGAGCACCGTTTCGTTGGGCGACGAGGCAGTACTCAAGCTTACTTGTGTGCCTGCACAGCACTTTTCCGGAAGAGGCGCGTTTGATCGTGACCGCACACTTTGGGCAGGCTGGACATTCCACGCCCTATCCGCGACCTCAAACAAAGCGAGCGTCTACTTTGCCGGCGACACCGGTTATCGTTCCGTTCCGAGGGGAATGCCAAAGCAACAAGAAGATTCATTGCCCACTTGCCCCGCATTCAAAGAAATCGGGGAAGCGTTGGGGCCATTCGACGTGTCACTCATCCCTATTGGAGCGTATCTGCCACGGAGCGTCATGTCGACGGTTCACCTCGCGCCGCAAGATTCGGTGCTCGTCCACCGCCAAGTCAAAAGTAAGAGATCCTACGGAATTCATTGGGGAAGCTTCCGGTTGACGCCGGAAGACGTCAACGAACCgcccaagctgctggcAGAGGAAGCCAAGCGTCAAGGGATCGATCCAAATGAATTCGCGACTGTTCAGATTGGAGagagcgtctcgatcgccgTCGGGCCTTGCATCCCCATTAGCGCTTCTGAGCATGTAAAACAAGACGAGCCGCTTCCCGAATCCAAGTTGGGCACCAAACAGCACTGGGACGATGTCTACGCACGTGAGGTGACCAACTTCAACGAGATcggcgaagaaggcgaAGTGTGGTTCGGAGAAGATGCCGTCATGCGCATGATTCGATACTTGGAACGGTACTATACCGAGACTGTGGCCGGCACGTTCTCGTGCGACGCTAGCGCTCCCACCGTATTGGATCTGGGCACGGGAAACGGCCACCTGCTATTCGAGATGATCGAGTCGTCGGCCGATCTGGAAGAGATCATCAGCGCCGATCGTTTGGTCGGCATCGACTATTCTGCCGcttcgatcgagttggcCAAATCCATCGGCGTTAAGCGTGGAGGTGATTGCGAAAGGGTTACTTTCACCACCGCAGATCTACTCGATTCATCCTCAGTGGAATCCCTACTCCACCTTCCCACTTCGCAACTCGGCGCCGCCGATCAAGGATGGGACCTTGTTTGCGATAAAGGTACACTTGACGCCATCGCTCTCTCCTCGCAGCCCATCAACGGCTCTCTTCCCATCGACCTTTACTCAAACGCGGTCAACACGCTCGTCAAGAAACACGGCATCTTCCTCATCACCTCGTGCAACTTTACCGAACAAGAACTCACCGCCAGATTCACCTCAAGAGGCTTCCAAGTCCAACACGTCCTCCCTACCCCATCCTTCACCTTCGGAGGCGCAAAGGgatccaccaccacctcgatcgcGTTCATGAAGCTTTAA
- a CDS encoding putative UDP-glucose--hexose-1-phosphate uridylyltransferase → MNGYNHANGDSDGHASTQANMVADSSQQEPVEFDATEHPHRRYNPLTRSWVLCSPHRTKRPWQGQEEKPQGTSLPAYDEKCYLCPGNTRATGEKNDDYTSTFFFENDYAALKPQSVMEEKNQHPLLQSQPARGRCYVICFNPQHNLTLAQLSTPPFSPDQHIVPIIRSWQKIYKQIPAENPFVKYIQIFENKGSAMGCSNPHPHGQVWSLDYIPEEPSKELASLRDWSKDPANQDAKVNLGALDDHGRPSMLLTLAKLELSTPGRPRVITSNSHFVAIVPYWAVWPFEVLLLPAQRQIRNILQMTEVEVVSLARILAETTCKLDNVFKCSFPYSMGVHQQPTQINTQEQDEFAQFHIHFYPPLLRSASVRKFLVGFEMMAEPQRDLTAEQAAKRIRECDDIHYLATLEK, encoded by the coding sequence ATGAACGGCTACAATCATGCCAACGGCGACTCTGACGGCCACGCTAGCACGCAAGCCAATATGGTCGCTGACAGCTCACAGCAAGAGCCCGTCGAGTTCGATGCAACCGAGCATCCTCACCGAAGATACAACCCGTTGACACGCAGCTGGGTGCTCTGCTCACCCCACCGCACTAAGCGTCCGTGGCAAGGTCAAGAGGAAAAGCCACAGGGCACGTCTCTCCCCGCATATGATGAGAAATGCTACCTCTGCCCTGGCAACACACGTGCCACGGGTGAGAAAAACGACGATTATACCTCTACCTTTTTCTTCGAAAACGACTATGCCGCGCTCAAACCACAATCGGTAATGGAAGAGAAGAACCAACATCCTTTGCTCCAATCACAGCCAGCTCGAGGTCGTTGCTACGTGATTTGCTTCAATCCGCAGCACAACTTGACGCTGGCGCAGCTTAGTACTCCACCCTTTTCGCCAGATCAGCACATTGTGCCAATCATTCGGAGCTGGCAGAAGATTTACAAACAGATCCCCGCTGAGAACCCATTCGTCAAGTACATTCAGATCTTCGAGAACAAGGGCTCGGCGATGGGTTGTTCGAATCCACACCCTCACGGACAGGTGTGGTCGCTGGATTACATTCCGGAAGAGCCGAGCAAGGAGCTTGCTTCTCTCCGCGACTGGTCCAAGGACCCGGCTAACCAGGATGCCAAGGTTAACCTAGGCGCATTGGACGACCACGGACGCCCATCCATGCTGCTCACGCTCGCTAAGCTTGAATTGTCGACCCCTGGTCGTCCCCGCGTCATCACCTCCAACAGCCACTTTGTGGCCATCGTACCTTACTGGGCGGTATGGCCGTTTGAAGTGCTCCTGCTTCCTGCGCAACGTCAGATCCGCAACATCCTGCAGATGACCGAAGTCGAGGTCGTCTCGCTGGCTCGCATCTTGGCCGAGACCACTTGTAAATTGGACAACGTCTTCAAGTGCTCGTTTCCCTACTCGATGGGCGTCCATCAGCAACCAACGCAGATCAACACGCAGGAGCAGGATGAATTTGCTCAGTTCCACATCCACTTTTATCCGCCGTTGTTGCGGTCCGCTTCGGTGCGCAAGTTCTTGGTCGGCTTCGAGATGATGGCGGAACCGCAGAGGGATTTGACTGCGGAACAGGCGGCGAAACGCATCCGCGAGTGCGATGATATACACTACCTTGCGACGTTGGAGAAGTAG